Sequence from the bacterium genome:
GCCCCCAGGGTCCCCCGGGCCGGAACCAGGAGGGCGCAGAGCGCCGTGTCCGCGGCCAGGGTTCCCCCGACCAGGATGAAGGCGGTCCAGGGGGCTCCGTCGGCGGCCAGGGCGCTGGCCAGAAGAAAGAGGAAGGCCAGGGCGGTCTGTCCGAAGACCAGCACCCGCAGCGGCGCGCCCGCGGGAAGGCTGTCGGTCCCGTAGACCCAGGCCGCGAGCCCGTCCGCGGCGGCGCCGATCAAAGCCGCGGCGGGCAGGGAGAGAATCAATCCCCAGCGGACCCAGGTGCGCAGGGTCCTGCGGACGGCTTCCCGGTCGCGGGACCGGGCGGCGATGGTGGGGAAGAGCGTCAGGCTGAGGGCGTAGAGGAGCATGTAGGGTATCCGGGCGAACTGTTGGGCGCAGGTGTAGTACCCGGCGGCCG
This genomic interval carries:
- a CDS encoding lipid II flippase MurJ gives rise to the protein AAGYYTCAQQFARIPYMLLYALSLTLFPTIAARSRDREAVRRTLRTWVRWGLILSLPAAALIGAAADGLAAWVYGTDSLPAGAPLRVLVFGQTALAFLFLLASALAADGAPWTAFILVGGTLAADTALCALLVPARGTLGAAAATALACAGGLGAAWAAAGRRLGNPAGWATARRTLLAAAVAGGGAAAIAPRGWLLLVVLPALGGAAAAVLAATGEVDRKDLAMLASLFVRGKKPAAQPEVFP